DNA sequence from the Coffea eugenioides isolate CCC68of chromosome 9, Ceug_1.0, whole genome shotgun sequence genome:
CTTTCGGGAAGGGAGGATTAGGGAAATTCTATTGATTGCAGCTTTCTCCAGACCCCCCGAAAAGACATGAAAAAAAATGGCTCGAATGATACGATCACTCCATCACCCAAAAATGAAAGGGGTGATCTCGTAATTTTTGGTCTGTGAAGATGCATTGTTAGGTGCTCCATTTTTTCCCATTGAGGCCAAACCTAAACCTGTGCTCAAGAAATAGCTGTCCATACACTGATAAGGGATGTCCAGTTTTTCACTACTCAActattaataatatatttttaccCATTAAATTATTAAGAGTATAAATTTTGGCCCTTTCTATCTAATTTTACCATTAATTTTGTCAGATCTAACTAATAGTAGTATGTCTTGCAAATCATAGGAACCCTTAGATTCGTTAGAATTAACGATGAAATCAGATAAAATGGTGCAAAACTTACGCATTTGATTGTTCAGTAAGTAAAAACATACTATGAATAATTAAGGGACCAAATTTTAACtatatattaataataattaattaaggagccaaatcttgactattcaAAAAGTTCAACTATGACTATCCAAGTAAATTGCTCGAGAATTTTTAACCGAGAAACTTAAAGAgtacaaaataaaataacaaaccCAGAGTCGAGAGAGTGAAGGAAACTGTGACAACGACCCAAAGTCGGAAATGGAGGCGTTCCAACTTGGGTGTTGGGTAATTGGGTTAATGGTTCTGGGTTTACTCTACCTGCTTAGCGAGCAGTCTTCTTTATCGGAGTTTTAAACACTTAGGTGGCGTTTGATTCGCACATCGGAATTGGATTCGGATTTGGAATCGGATatcttgggtttggaatgaggtcattcattccaatacatttgtttggttcaagtacctggaatgtgtatcattactatagttgatgtttggttcgtcgactctttcggaatggaatataataaatatattataaatcacattgtaaatgatagttattggctctttgtaaatgagatataagaaatttttactaattaaatatattagtataaatgtattagtaaatttagtctaactgattaataatttctattagtaaacatgtataattattagtataattgataatattaattatattacacaaattaatatacattatataatatatataactaatattattattattataagtttgtaactaattaaattaaatattatatatataattaaatataaatatacaaatgttataatataaatatacaattataattatataatatatacaaatattaattatacaaatattttatataaatgtaatatatattacatattaaatatagttgttattatatattattatatttaaaataataataataattattattatataatttattaatattacatacatgtatatattataattatacgcacatataatatacatttataaatatacatatatattataaatatattattatataatattaataaatttataatatatattatataagtataattatatttaactaaataattatataatataataatatcattattataagtttgtaactaattaaattaaatattaaatataattaattataattatatgaaagttataatataaatatataattataattatataatatataaatattaattgtactaatattttatataaatataatgcatATTAATTAGATAtagttattatatattattatatttaaaataataaatataaatataattatataatttattaatattatatacatgtatttattttaattatatgcacatataatatacatttatagatatacatatatattataaatatattattatataatattaatattatataatattaataaatttataatatatattatataaatataattatatttaactaaataattataatatatatttatataatgtactaatattataattataatatattatatatatgtatatattataatatataatatatataaatattaattatatcattgtataattataatatgtaattggatttgtttcttggaatcaaACTTGGGAATCGGACAAAACCCACCAAAATACTTGGGAATGgagaaacaccaaatttttagaaatcattccaaGATTTCAATTCCCATTCCAGTGAACCAAACACCATTTATGGGGTTCATTCCATTCCCCGAATCCGATACCCTCTTACCAAACGCCCCCTTAGTATAGTTTTCGCGCTTCCTTTGCTGTTTTAAACCATTAATTTAAGTTATTGAGCTATTTTGCACACCCATTGTGGTCATTTTTTGGAAGCCAACAAAAGAGGAAATTGGGACCAGATGGACCTTCTGATTGCTTGCTTCACCTGTCAGTAAAATGCTAATACATTCCTTTCAGACGAGGAATGTTGCAGAGCAAACACATGAACGTGTTATTTCTCCCTTGCGAGAAGGATGAACAAATTTCCAGCACACAACCGGAAATTTCTCGAGAGCTGCTGAACAGAAACCAGGCCTGATGAATAAATATATTCCTGTATGACTTCTCAGGGAAAAACCATTGCTGTATGAATTCTCAATACGAATACTAGTGTTTCAAATACCAAGTGATCCACGAGGCTTTTATCTTTGCACCTTAGCTTGGCCATCAAAAGTCCTGTTTGGTATAACGTTTGTGCTTTCCCCACTAAATACACCCCATCTACCTTGCTCGTCCCTATTAACAGCTTGCTCCCTGCCAAATTTGAAGTTAGACATGGGTCCATTCTGATGCCCGGCCGCCCTTGGAGGGCTGGAATTCCTCCTGCTATCAGGTGCATTCCTCTGCTTGTATCTATTAACTTCTGCTGGTGCATTCTGTTTCCCATGAGCGTCATTGCCTTGTCGAGCTCTGAAGACACCATAACTTGGGCCCTGGGGATCAGGATTATTTGGAGCAAAATTTTGTCCGTGGTTCCTGGAGTTTGTAGATGCAGGATACGCATGATTGACACCTTCAGTTTTTCTTCTTTGGGGCGATGCATTCATATTCAATGGTGGTTGCCTTACCCTATCAGGAAACTGGGGTCCTGACTGCAATGTGTCTCTCCCACCAGGTCGTGGATAATGTGAAGAACCACCTTCTGATGAGCTCGATGGTTCACGTGCAATTGAGAATTTCTCACTCCTTGAACTCTTAGAAACCCCATCTGCATTGTCGTTGAGGTCAAAAAGTTCATCAAAATCATCATCTGCATTAGCTGTTGTCCAGCCAGATATTTCCTTTTGCTCAACATCATCTCTTTCTTCAGAAAGAACGTCATCATCACCTTCCACCTCTTGAACACTAGCACTTGCTGCTTTCTTGTCCATAGATGCTCTCTTTAATGAGCCTTTTTTTAATGGACCATACTTAACATGCCTCATAATAACATGTGCCTGATCCTTTTCCTCCACTCGGGTATCAGTTTCAACAACAGATATATCTTCAATCTAAATATCAAAGTGTTATTGCCAAAATCAAAA
Encoded proteins:
- the LOC113783776 gene encoding translation initiation factor IF3-1, mitochondrial isoform X1, producing the protein MAFWRRVRRSQIDTKLWNQFSRSYLQIHSPISANRTKISVLHSPSSPGHTPQLDLPTNVRCFAAPVQFMKKKEEKHADGPRLNEQVTADVIRLVTDEGHSVVSRYEALKRARSLELDLVEVQRNAKPPVCKLMDYYKEKYKQELKEKERSKQRSKVSLRNGGCKEVRFAAKITPNDLQIKADMAKRLMESGYRVKCVAIGNVDKGEDSATLFSRFSALIEDISVVETDTRVEEKDQAHVIMRHVKYGPLKKGSLKRASMDKKAASASVQEVEGDDDVLSEERDDVEQKEISGWTTANADDDFDELFDLNDNADGVSKSSRSEKFSIAREPSSSSEGGSSHYPRPGGRDTLQSGPQFPDRVRQPPLNMNASPQRRKTEGVNHAYPASTNSRNHGQNFAPNNPDPQGPSYGVFRARQGNDAHGKQNAPAEVNRYKQRNAPDSRRNSSPPRAAGHQNGPMSNFKFGREQAVNRDEQGRWGVFSGESTNVIPNRTFDGQAKVQR
- the LOC113783776 gene encoding translation initiation factor IF3-1, mitochondrial isoform X2, which translates into the protein MAFWRRVRRSQIDTKLWNQFSRSYLQIHSPISANRTKISVLHSPSSPGHTPQLDLPTNVRCFAAPVQFMKKKEEKHADGPRLNEQVTADVIRLVTDEGHSVVSRYEALKRARSLELDLVESKVSLRNGGCKEVRFAAKITPNDLQIKADMAKRLMESGYRVKCVAIGNVDKGEDSATLFSRFSALIEDISVVETDTRVEEKDQAHVIMRHVKYGPLKKGSLKRASMDKKAASASVQEVEGDDDVLSEERDDVEQKEISGWTTANADDDFDELFDLNDNADGVSKSSRSEKFSIAREPSSSSEGGSSHYPRPGGRDTLQSGPQFPDRVRQPPLNMNASPQRRKTEGVNHAYPASTNSRNHGQNFAPNNPDPQGPSYGVFRARQGNDAHGKQNAPAEVNRYKQRNAPDSRRNSSPPRAAGHQNGPMSNFKFGREQAVNRDEQGRWGVFSGESTNVIPNRTFDGQAKVQR